The window GCCTGCTGGGCGGTTCTCTGACCGATGTCGGGGCCTTCGACGGCATCGTGCGGCGGCTCGTCGGGCGGGTTTCGGGGGCGGTCAAGGAGGCTTCCTTGACGGTGCCCGACGCCTGGTTGCGGGTCGCCTTCGCGGAGCTCGACGACCTGCCCCGGGGCGCCCGCGAGCGCGACGAGGTGCTGCGCTGGAAGCTCAAGCAGCAGGTGCCCTTCTCGCCCGATGACCTGCGCCTCGATGGCGTCTCCGTCTCCCCTTTGCCGGGCCAATCGGAGGCTTTCCGGGTACTGGTCGCCTTCGCCCTCGACTCGGTCCTGTCGCAGCTCGAGCTGGCTTTCACCAAGGCCGGCGTCAAGCTCGGTCGCATCACCAACTCGAGCCTGCCGGCCCTGTCGGCCCTCGGGCCCGGTGGCCAGGGTGGCGGCACGGTGCTCGCCTTCGTCGAGGAAGAAGGCTACTCGCTGGTCTTCGCCCATGACGGTGAGCCGGTGTTGCATCGCTTCAAGGCCGGCACCTCCGATGCCCGATTCGTGGTCCGCGACCTGCGCCTGACCCGGGACTACCTGGACCGCAGCGTGCCGGGCTTTCCGATCGATCGCCTGGTGTTGTGTGCGCCGGCGAGCCTCGAGGGATCCTGGGTCGATTGGCTCTCGGAGGGCTTCGATCATCCTGCCGAAGCCTTTTCGGCGCGTCATCTGCCGGCCTCCGTCGGCCTCTCACCGGAGCTCTCCGGTCATGACATCGCGGCCCTCTACGGTGCCGCCCAGGAGGCGGTGGCATGATGCCCAATCTGGCCCGCGAGCCGTTCGTCAACGCTCGTCCGGTGGTGCGCATCACCTCGATTCTGTGGGTCCTCGGAGTGTCCCTGGCGCTGCTCGCTGCGGGGCTCTACTGGAGCTATTTCTCGGGCCGCGAGGATCAGCGCGAACGGTTGATCGAGCTCGAAGCTCAGATCGATCAGGAGAAGGAGCGCATCGCCGCCCTGCAGGAAGAGCTCGGACTGGTCGACCTCGAGAACCAGAACGAGTCCATCGATTACCTCAACGAGCGAATTTCCGAGCGTACCTTCGGCTGGAGCCTGCTGTTCGATCGCCTGTCGGATATCTTGCCGGCGGACGTTCGACTGCTCAGCCTCAACCCGGCCGTCGAGCGCCAACAGCGGCGTTCCAACCGGCGTCGCCAGCCGGCGCGGGACAGCGAGAAGGTGGTGCTCCGAATCCAGGCCATCGGTCGCTCCGACGGTGCCATGGAGCAGCTCATCGACCGCCTGTTCAGCGATCTCGCCTTCGAGAACCCGAATCCCTACTCGGAGTCGCGCGACGCCGGCCAGTCCTACTTCTCGCTCGACGTCGTCTACCTGCCGCGGGTGGCGGCGGAACAGCTCGAGCAGGTCGCGGAGAGTAGCTCGTGAGCGCCTCGAGAGATCTCTGGCGATCGCGGCTGCTGCTCTGGCTGCCGCCCCTGATCCTGCTGCTGGTGGCGCTGGTGGCGCTGGGCATCTATCGCGGCCGCTATGCCGACCAGGCGGAGGGTGGTGCGCGCTCCCTCGACCGCGCCACGCAGGTCCTCAGCGAGGTGCAGCGGCAGAGCTCCACCCTCGACCGCAGCGTTCGCCAGATCCGCACCGCGCGGCACAACCTCGACGAGTTCCACGGCGACCGCCTGTCGACCGAGAACCTGCGCCTCACCAAGCTGATCGCCGAGGTCAAGGATCTCGCCGAGACCTGTGGCTTGGATCCGCGATCGATCAGCTACCCCAATCAGGTGATCGAGGACTTCGGACTGCGCAAGCGTTCCTTCGTGTTCAGCGTTCAGGGCTCCTACGCCAGCCTGCGGCGGTTGATCAATCTGCTCGAGCTATCGGACTCGTTCCTCACCCTCGAGCAGGTCACCTTGCAGGGTTCGGATCAAGCGCTGCTCAATATCGACCTCAAGATCTCGACCCTGTTTTCGACTCTCGAGATCGAGCCGGTCGATCCGGTGCCGGTGGCCGAAAACGCTCCGGTGGAGAATCCGGAGGAGGTGGAGGGATGAGGGAAGAACAGCAACGAAAGGTCCTGGTCGGCCTGCTGGTTTTCCTCGTCCTGGTCGTCGCCTGGCGCTACGGTGGCGGTTGGTTGAGTGGCTCCGGAGGCCCGCGTCCGCTCGATTTCTCGAGCGGACTGGAGGAGATCACCGGCGCCGATCGCATCGCCACCCTCTCCATCGAGGAGCTCACCGCCGAGGCGCGCGACTATTCGCCCGGGCGTGACCCGTTCCGCTATTACGATCCGCCGCCTCCGCCCCCGCCGCCGCGGCCGGCGATCGAGCGGCCGACGACGCCGGTGCGCCGGCCGGAGCCGCGGGTCGTCGACACCAGCCCGCGACCGCCGGCCATCCCCTATCAGTTCTTGGGTAGCTTCGGGCCTTCGGGGCGCAAGATCGCGGTGCTCGCCGAGGGCGACGAGATCATCAATGCCCTCGAGGGCGACGTGCTCGAGCAACAGTTCGTCATCGACGCGATCGGCCTGGAATCCGTAGACATCAAGTACATTGACTTCCCCGACGAACCGGCCAAGCGGCTGGCGGCGGGCGCTGAGACCACCTTCGGGAGATGAGCATGAACCGTTCCCGCTGTTTGATTTCCATGGGGCTGTTATTGGCTCTCACCCTGGGCGGCTGCACCAGCCACCGCAGCTCGCGGTCGGCGGAGATCGCCTCCGAGGTCGGCGACTGGGACGAGGCCGTGGTGCAGTACATGCGGGCCGTCGAGGAAGACCCCGGCAACATCCGCCACCGCTCGGCGCTGCTGCGCGCCAAGATCAAGGCCTCCCAGATGCACTTCGAGCGCGCCAAGAAGTACCAGGACGCGGAGGTCTGGGAGCGCGCCCTGGTGGAGCTGCAGGAGGCGGTGGCCCTCGATCCCACCAATCAGTACGCCGAGGCCGAGCTGCTCAACGTGCGCGAGATCTTGGAGGCCGCGGCGGCCGGCCGCGGGCCGCAGTCGTTGGCCGCCCTGAAGCGCAAGAACAGCGGCAGCCGGCCTCAGCCGCCGGTGCTCGATCCACGCTCCGACGAGCCGATCTCCCTCAACTTCCCGGACCCGACGTCGATCTTCAAGATCTATCGCGCCCTCGGCAAGGCCTTCGGCATCAACGTGCTGTTCGACCCCAACCTCAAGGACACGGAGATCCCCATCGAGCTCGAGGAGGTAACCGCCCAGAGCGCCCTCGAAACTCTGATGCGGGCCGCCGGTCACTTCTACAAGGTGCAGGACGAGCACACCATCATCATCGCCGCCGACACGCCGCAGAACCGGCGCACCTACGAGGATCTCGTCATCCAGACCTTCTTCCTCTCGAACTCCGAGGTGAAGGACATGATGACCATCCTGCGTAGCCTGGTGGACGCCAAGAAGATCGCCACCAACGAACAGCTCAACGCCATCATCCTGCGCGACACGGCGGACAAGGTGAAGGTCGCCGAGCGCATCATCGAGGCCAATGACAAGGCCAAGGCGGAAGTGGTGATCGATGTCGAGCTGATGCAGCTCGACACCACCTCGCTGCGCGATCTCGGAGTCTCCCTCGATCCCTACTCGATCACCCAGAGTCTCGATACCGGCACCGAGAACAACGTGCTGCGCTTCTCGGACATCGAGTTCCTCAACCAGAACAACTGGACCCTCAACATCCCGAGCATCATCTACCGCTTCATCAAGCAGAGCTCGAGCGCCCAGCTTCTCGCCCGGCCCCAGCTCCGCATCACCGAAGGGGAGAAGGCTCGGCTGGTGATCGGTGATCGGGTGCCGGTGCCGGTGACGACCTTCAATACCGCCAACACGGTGGGTGGCAACATCGTGCCGATCACCTCCTTCCAGTACCAGGAGGTCGGCATCACCATCGAGATCGAGCCGCGGGTGCACCACAACAAGGAGGTCACCCTCAAGGTGCGGGTCGAGGTGAGCAACATCAACGGCTTCATCGAGGGCTCCGGCGGCCAGCAGCAGCCGCGTATCGGGACCCGTACCATCGATTCGGTGATTCGCTTGCAGGACGGCGAAACCAACTTCCTCGCCGGGCTGCTGCGCACCGACGAGAGCTCGAACGAGTCCGGCGTGCCGGGGCTGTCGGACATCCCGGTGCTCGGCCAGCTATTCAAGAGTCGCCGTGCCGACCGCAATCGCACCGACGTCATCTTGACCTTGACGCCGCACATCGTGCGCAACGCCGAGATCACCGAGGACGACCTGCTGCCGATCTGGGTCGGAACCGAGTCCAACATCACCTTCCGCGGCGGCAGTCCGCGGGTCGAGTCGAACGTCGATGGACCCTTCGACGACGGCAGCACGCCGGAGGAGCTCCAGGAGATGATGCGGCGCCGCATTCAGCGTCTGCCGCGCGGTCTGCGCGAGGGCCAGCAGCCGGAGACCAAGGAGCCGCTGCCGCAGGGCATCGACCTGGTGCCGTCGCCGGGCTTCCCGGGCCAGAACCCGGTGGACGACGAAGAGGAAGAGGACGGCCCGGTGCCCTTCCGGCCGGAGATCGATCCCTTCCGCGGTCAGGCCAACCTGCTCGACGGCTCCGCCGAGGTGGTGACGACGTCGATGCTGGCGGAGGCCTCCGACAGCGCTAGCGGCAACGCCGCCAGCGGTGCGTCGGAGGTCCGCCTCTGGCTGGCGCCGCGCTGGCTGACGGTGTTGCCGGGCGACGTCTTCGAGGTGCGGGTGCAGGCCGAGGCGGCGCGCCCGATCTCACACCTGCCCCTCGCCCTGTCCTTCGACTCGGAAGTGCTCGCCCTCGAGAAGATCGAGGCCGGTGACTTCCTCGGCGGAGCCAGCGAGGCGGAGGTGCTGGCCGACTCCTCGCAGGCCGGTCGGGTGGTGATCGGGGCCAGTCGGCTGGGCGCCGTTCCGGGCGTCGAAGGCCAGGGCACGGTGGCTCGCCTGACCTTCCGCGCGCTCGGCGAGGGTCCCGCCTGGGTGGACTTTCTCGATGCCGAGGCGATGGACCCGCAGCTCGCTCCGCTGGCGACCCGGGTGACCGGCAAGGCGCGTATCGATGTCGACGCCGAGGCCGAGGTACCGCCGCGCCGCGATCCGGAATTTCGCGAACGGCCGCGCCCTTGAGAATGAGGTAGGACGATGCGACAGCGGCGGCAGGCGAGCGGTTTCTCCTTCGTGGAGCTGATCATCGTGGTAGCGCTGATGGCGATTCTCGCCAGCGTCACCCTGCCGACGGTCAAGTTCACCGAAAAGCGCCTCAAGGAGATGGAGCTGCGCGGTCACCTGCGCGAGATGCGGGGTGCCATCGACGAGTACAAGCGCTACAGCGACAGCGGCTTCATTCCCATCGACCTGGGGACGGACGGCTATCCCAAGGAGCTCGAGGTGCTCATCGAGGGCATCGAGATCGTCGGCCAGATCGACACCCAGATCCGCTTCCTGCGCCGCATTCCGATCGACCCCATGACCGGCGAAGAGGAGTGGGGCCTACGCAGCTATCAGGACGACGTCGACGCCTCTTCGTGGGGCGGCGAGAACGTCTACGACGTCTACTCCTTGTCCGAAGGGGTCGGCTTGAACGGCATTCCCTACAGCGAGTGGTAGGGCGTCGGCGAGGAGAGAAGGCATCATGAGACGGGCACACGGACGAGTTCGCACGGTGGCGGCGGGAAGCCGCTCACAGCGGGGCTTCACCCTGCTCGAGTTGATCATCGTGGTGGCGATCATCGGGATTCTGGCGGCGATCGCCATGCCCGCTCTGCGCGACACGCCGCGCAAGGCCAACGAGGCGGTGTTGCGCACCAATCTGCACAGCATTCGGGATGTGCTCGACCAGTACCGCGGCGACAAGGGCTACTTTCCTTCGACCCTCGAAGTGCTGGTCGAAGACGGCTACTTCCGGGAAGTGCCGACCGATCCGATCACCAAGAGCGTCGAGACCTGGGAGCTGCTCTACGAAGAGGCCGATCCCGACTTCGAGCCGGCCGAAACGGAGGTCGGTGAGGACGGCGGCCCGGGAATCTACGACGTGCGCTCGGGCTCCACCGAGATCGCCCTCGATGGGACGCCCTACAACGAATGGTGATGCGCGGCCGCCTGGCCCGCCGCCGGGGAACCGGCCTCGACCGCCGCTGGCGCGGCCAGAGGGGCTACAACCTGGCCCTGCTGGTGGTCGCCGTGACGGTGCTCAACATCCTGCTGGCGGCGGCGCTGCCGCAGTGGAGCTACCGCATCAAGAAGGACAAGGAAGAGGAGCTGCGCAGCCGCGGCTTGCAGTATGCCGAGGCGATTCGAATCTTCCGCATGCGCTACTCGCGCGAGCCCACGGCCCTCAAGGAGCTGGTCGAGATCAAGCCGCGCTCGATCCGCCAGCTATGGAAGGATCCGATGACCGAAGGGGGCGAGTGGGGATTGATCTTCTCCCGCGGCGGTGGTGGCCAGGTGGTCGCCGGCGAGGGCAACGCTCCCGCCTTGGTGCCCAATCCTTCCGTCCCTGGGCAGACCAGCCCGACGGCGGGTTTCGGCAGCGAGAGCAACGATCCGCGGACGAAGCAGGTCACCGTGGGCCCGATTCTGGGGGTCTACAGCCTGAGTGAGGACGAAGCTCTGTCGAGCTTCTTCGGCAAGACCCGCTACAAGGAATGGCAGTTCACCGCCGACCTGATGCAGCGACAAGGGTTGGCCGGAAATACCGCCGGCGGCAACGCCGGCCAGACCCTACCGCGACTCGAGATTCGGACCCTCGGCCGTCCCTTCATCCCGGAGCTGCAGAGCCAGATGATGCTGCCGCCGATGAATATCGCGCCAAATGTCGGCGGCCAACCGGGCCAGCCGGGGCAACCCGGTCAGCCGGGCCAGGGGATCCTTCCCGGAGGCAATGCCGGTAACCCTCGTCCGGGCCTCAATCCCGGCGGTAACGTCGGCGGTAATCCCGGCGGCAATCCCGGCTTCGTTCCCGGTGGCAATCCCGGTGGTCCGCGACCCGGGTTCAATCCCGGCGGCAATCCTTCGGGGCCGCGTCCGATTCAGCCGCGGCCGGGCAACCCCACGCCGGGCAACCCTGAAACCGGCAATCCCAACACCGGCGGCAATCCCGGCGGTCAGCCGGGCGGCAACCCGTCCGGCCCGGGTTTCGACCCGACGGTGCCGCAGAACCTGTCGCGCTCCGTCTTCCGGCCACCACCGACATCGTGACCGCGCCGCTGACAGTTCGCGTCGTCACCCTCGGCGGTCAGCCGGTGCCGGAGCGAGCCTCCGCCGGCGCCGCCGGATTCGATCTGCGGGCTGCCGAGGACGTCACCCTCGCGCCAGGAGAGCGCCGGCTCGTACCCACCGGCATTCGCCTCGAGATTCCTCCGGGCTGGGAGGCGCAGGTGCGACCGCGCAGCGGCCTGGCCTGGAAGCAAGGGCTGACGGTGCTCAATGGGCCGGGGACGATCGATAGTGACTTTCGGGGTGAGGTCGGGGTGATCCTGATCCACCTCGGTGCGTCCGTCGTCACCTTGAAAGCCGGCGATCGCATTGCTCAACTGGTCTTCGCGGCGGTGCCGGAGGTCGACTGGCGAGTGGTCGACGAGCTCGAGAACAGCGATCGCGGCCGCGGCGGATTCGGCTCCACCGGCTAGCAGGCTGCTGAAAAGTCCGCTTCGCGACTTTTCCAGCGCTGCTACCTGTTTATTTCGAGAGGGGCTACGCGCCCCTGACTGCGCGTCCCGGGCTGAGCGCCCCTGACTGCGCGTCCCGCTCCGGCCCAAGAAGCTTGGTTCTTGGGCCTCCTCTCCTGTCGCGGCGGTTTACCGCCGCCGGGCCCTTCCGGGCCCGGAAGCAGGTTGCCGACGAGTTTTTCAGCAACCTGCTGCTAGGAGTTTCCGGTCCGCGGCGCTC is drawn from Acidobacteriota bacterium and contains these coding sequences:
- a CDS encoding prepilin-type N-terminal cleavage/methylation domain-containing protein, producing MRRAHGRVRTVAAGSRSQRGFTLLELIIVVAIIGILAAIAMPALRDTPRKANEAVLRTNLHSIRDVLDQYRGDKGYFPSTLEVLVEDGYFREVPTDPITKSVETWELLYEEADPDFEPAETEVGEDGGPGIYDVRSGSTEIALDGTPYNEW
- a CDS encoding secretin N-terminal domain-containing protein → MNRSRCLISMGLLLALTLGGCTSHRSSRSAEIASEVGDWDEAVVQYMRAVEEDPGNIRHRSALLRAKIKASQMHFERAKKYQDAEVWERALVELQEAVALDPTNQYAEAELLNVREILEAAAAGRGPQSLAALKRKNSGSRPQPPVLDPRSDEPISLNFPDPTSIFKIYRALGKAFGINVLFDPNLKDTEIPIELEEVTAQSALETLMRAAGHFYKVQDEHTIIIAADTPQNRRTYEDLVIQTFFLSNSEVKDMMTILRSLVDAKKIATNEQLNAIILRDTADKVKVAERIIEANDKAKAEVVIDVELMQLDTTSLRDLGVSLDPYSITQSLDTGTENNVLRFSDIEFLNQNNWTLNIPSIIYRFIKQSSSAQLLARPQLRITEGEKARLVIGDRVPVPVTTFNTANTVGGNIVPITSFQYQEVGITIEIEPRVHHNKEVTLKVRVEVSNINGFIEGSGGQQQPRIGTRTIDSVIRLQDGETNFLAGLLRTDESSNESGVPGLSDIPVLGQLFKSRRADRNRTDVILTLTPHIVRNAEITEDDLLPIWVGTESNITFRGGSPRVESNVDGPFDDGSTPEELQEMMRRRIQRLPRGLREGQQPETKEPLPQGIDLVPSPGFPGQNPVDDEEEEDGPVPFRPEIDPFRGQANLLDGSAEVVTTSMLAEASDSASGNAASGASEVRLWLAPRWLTVLPGDVFEVRVQAEAARPISHLPLALSFDSEVLALEKIEAGDFLGGASEAEVLADSSQAGRVVIGASRLGAVPGVEGQGTVARLTFRALGEGPAWVDFLDAEAMDPQLAPLATRVTGKARIDVDAEAEVPPRRDPEFRERPRP
- a CDS encoding type II secretion system protein, translating into MRQRRQASGFSFVELIIVVALMAILASVTLPTVKFTEKRLKEMELRGHLREMRGAIDEYKRYSDSGFIPIDLGTDGYPKELEVLIEGIEIVGQIDTQIRFLRRIPIDPMTGEEEWGLRSYQDDVDASSWGGENVYDVYSLSEGVGLNGIPYSEW
- a CDS encoding type II secretion system protein; protein product: MRGRLARRRGTGLDRRWRGQRGYNLALLVVAVTVLNILLAAALPQWSYRIKKDKEEELRSRGLQYAEAIRIFRMRYSREPTALKELVEIKPRSIRQLWKDPMTEGGEWGLIFSRGGGGQVVAGEGNAPALVPNPSVPGQTSPTAGFGSESNDPRTKQVTVGPILGVYSLSEDEALSSFFGKTRYKEWQFTADLMQRQGLAGNTAGGNAGQTLPRLEIRTLGRPFIPELQSQMMLPPMNIAPNVGGQPGQPGQPGQPGQGILPGGNAGNPRPGLNPGGNVGGNPGGNPGFVPGGNPGGPRPGFNPGGNPSGPRPIQPRPGNPTPGNPETGNPNTGGNPGGQPGGNPSGPGFDPTVPQNLSRSVFRPPPTS
- the dut gene encoding dUTP diphosphatase produces the protein MTAPLTVRVVTLGGQPVPERASAGAAGFDLRAAEDVTLAPGERRLVPTGIRLEIPPGWEAQVRPRSGLAWKQGLTVLNGPGTIDSDFRGEVGVILIHLGASVVTLKAGDRIAQLVFAAVPEVDWRVVDELENSDRGRGGFGSTG